One genomic window of Acidobacteriota bacterium includes the following:
- the rph gene encoding ribonuclease PH — protein sequence MNETIRSGDRAADAMRPVRVELGPMKYAEGSALIDMGDTRVLVSASVENRVPPFLRDKGLGWVTAEYAMLPRATSTRSAREVTKGKPSGRSSEIQRLIGRSLRAVVDRSAFPDRTLYIDCDVLQADGGTRTAAITGAWVAMVQAFGHLFLTGDIKNWPVVGQMAAVSAGVVQDIPLLDLEYSEDSIADVDMNVVATRDGSIIEIQGTGETRSFSRAELDQLIDLALGGIARLGEYQDQALEPVMAEVRALRDRPDRRPAEPRDEKDLWGAP from the coding sequence ATGAACGAAACGATCCGCTCCGGCGACCGCGCCGCCGACGCCATGCGCCCGGTCCGCGTCGAGCTAGGACCGATGAAATACGCCGAAGGCTCGGCCCTCATCGACATGGGCGACACGCGGGTGCTGGTGTCCGCCTCGGTGGAGAACCGCGTGCCGCCGTTCCTGCGCGACAAGGGGCTGGGCTGGGTGACCGCCGAGTACGCCATGCTGCCGCGCGCCACCTCCACCCGCTCGGCGCGGGAGGTGACCAAGGGCAAGCCCTCCGGCCGCTCGTCGGAGATCCAGCGGCTGATCGGCCGCAGCCTGCGAGCGGTGGTGGACCGCAGCGCCTTTCCGGACCGTACCCTGTACATCGACTGCGATGTTTTGCAAGCCGACGGCGGCACCCGGACGGCGGCCATCACCGGCGCCTGGGTGGCGATGGTGCAGGCCTTCGGGCACCTCTTCTTGACCGGCGACATCAAGAATTGGCCGGTGGTCGGCCAAATGGCCGCGGTGAGCGCCGGAGTGGTGCAGGACATTCCGCTTCTGGACCTCGAATATTCCGAGGACTCGATCGCCGACGTGGACATGAACGTCGTCGCCACTCGCGACGGCTCGATCATCGAGATCCAGGGCACCGGGGAGACGCGCAGTTTCAGCCGCGCCGAGTTGGACCAACTGATCGACCTCGCCCTGGGCGGCATTGCCCGCCTCGGGGAGTATCAGGATCAGGCCCTCGAACCGGTGATGGCGGAGGTGCGCGCCCTGCGCGACAGGCCCGACCGCCGGCCCGCCGAGCCGCGCGACGAAAAAGATCTTTGGGGAGCGCCGTAG
- a CDS encoding decaprenyl-phosphate phosphoribosyltransferase, which produces MFGALIRSMRPTQWAKNLFVLAPLVFSELLLDGNALPRALAAFGAFCLAASAIYLLNDVKDRERDRHHPLKQHRPIAAGTLPVSVAVGAAAAAAIVALVVAWMLNPVCALVVGIYLVLNGLYTLHLKEVVILDVMIISLGFVLRVLVGGAAIGVAISNWLLLCTIFLALFLAFSKRRHEITLLADRAKDQRLVLGQYSETFLDQMINVVTASAVVSYALWAVSPEATEAFGGTYLLYTVPLVLFGVFRYLYLVYQKPGKRNPTEALMEDLPFLTNLALWGTAVVLIVYVA; this is translated from the coding sequence ATGTTCGGTGCTCTGATTCGCTCCATGCGCCCCACCCAGTGGGCGAAGAACCTGTTCGTGCTGGCACCGCTGGTGTTCAGCGAACTGCTGCTCGACGGCAACGCGCTACCCCGAGCGCTGGCCGCCTTTGGCGCGTTCTGCCTGGCAGCGTCGGCGATCTACCTGCTCAACGACGTCAAGGATCGCGAGCGCGACCGCCATCACCCCTTGAAACAGCACCGCCCGATCGCCGCCGGCACCCTGCCGGTCTCCGTGGCGGTGGGCGCCGCAGCAGCAGCAGCCATCGTCGCGCTGGTGGTGGCCTGGATGCTCAACCCGGTCTGCGCCCTGGTCGTCGGCATCTACCTGGTGCTCAACGGGCTCTACACCCTCCACCTCAAGGAAGTGGTGATCCTCGATGTGATGATCATCAGCCTCGGCTTTGTGTTGCGGGTGTTGGTCGGCGGCGCCGCCATCGGGGTGGCGATCTCGAACTGGCTGCTGCTGTGCACCATCTTCCTGGCGCTCTTCCTGGCCTTCTCCAAGCGCCGCCACGAGATCACCCTGCTGGCCGACCGGGCAAAGGACCAGCGGTTGGTGCTCGGCCAGTACAGCGAGACCTTCCTCGATCAGATGATCAACGTGGTGACCGCCTCGGCGGTGGTCTCCTACGCCCTGTGGGCCGTCTCGCCGGAGGCGACGGAAGCCTTCGGCGGCACCTACCTGCTCTACACCGTGCCGCTGGTGCTTTTCGGGGTATTTCGATACCTCTACCTGGTGTACCAGAAGCCCGGCAAGCGCAACCCCACCGAGGCGTTGATGGAGGATCTGCCGTTCCTCACCAATCTCGCGCTGTGGGGGACCGCGGTGGTGCTGATCGTCTACGTTGCGTAG
- a CDS encoding GNAT family N-acetyltransferase has product MIRPAESGDRSALLHLAEASGLFPPSELPGLDAQLSEYFDGQREEHAWIVDDDGGVQAAAYYAPEIFTDGTWNLYFIAVLPGDQRKGRGAALLRHVENDLREGGQRVLIVETSGLDGYEQTRTFYDKNGYTEEARIRDFYQAGEDKVVFWKAL; this is encoded by the coding sequence ATGATTCGACCCGCTGAGTCCGGCGACCGTTCGGCGCTTTTGCACCTGGCCGAAGCCAGCGGACTTTTTCCGCCGTCTGAACTTCCAGGTCTCGACGCCCAGCTCTCAGAGTACTTCGATGGCCAACGGGAGGAGCACGCCTGGATTGTCGATGACGACGGTGGTGTGCAGGCGGCCGCCTACTACGCGCCGGAAATCTTCACCGACGGCACCTGGAATCTCTACTTCATCGCCGTCCTTCCGGGCGACCAGAGAAAAGGCCGCGGCGCCGCGTTGCTCCGCCACGTCGAGAACGACCTGCGCGAGGGCGGCCAGCGCGTTCTGATCGTCGAAACCTCCGGCCTCGACGGCTATGAACAGACCCGGACCTTTTACGACAAGAACGGCTACACGGAAGAGGCGCGCATCCGCGATTTTTACCAGGCCGGTGAGGACAAAGTGGTTTTCTGGAAGGCCCTGTAG
- the serS gene encoding serine--tRNA ligase translates to MLSRDLLRSDAERVRQALASRRADPQLIDRWSELDGERRSLLVEAEDHKRQRNESSKAIGRIKQQGGDASEAIEAVGRLKKQIAQAEEKLAAIERDLSVIEASLPNVPHDSVPEGEDESDNRIERVIGEPTEFDFEPQAHWDLGTRLGILDFERGAKVTGARFTAYFGLGARLERALIGLMLDLHGERHGYTEVIPPYMVNADSLFGTGQLPKFEHDLFKVREHEYYLVPTAEVPVTNLHRDEVLDEAELPLAYCSFTPCFRSEAGSYGKDVRGLIRQHQFHKVELVQFTTPESSWQALEELTGHAERVLEMLELPYRVVTLATGDLGFSSAKTYDLEVWLPGQQAFREISSCSNFGDFQARRSNLRYRPTDGGKPRFLHTLNGSGLAVGRTVVAILENYQQADGSVVIPEVLRPAMGGVEVIRPSA, encoded by the coding sequence ATGCTCTCCCGAGACCTACTTCGCAGTGATGCGGAGCGCGTGCGCCAGGCCCTTGCCAGCCGCCGCGCCGACCCGCAGTTGATCGACCGCTGGAGCGAGCTGGACGGTGAGCGCCGCTCCTTGTTGGTGGAGGCGGAAGACCACAAGCGCCAACGCAATGAGTCCAGCAAGGCGATCGGCCGGATCAAGCAGCAGGGGGGCGATGCCTCCGAGGCGATCGAAGCCGTTGGCCGGCTCAAGAAACAGATCGCCCAGGCGGAAGAGAAGCTCGCCGCCATCGAGCGCGACCTGTCGGTGATCGAAGCCTCCCTGCCGAACGTGCCGCACGACAGTGTGCCGGAGGGCGAGGACGAATCGGACAACCGCATCGAGCGGGTGATCGGCGAACCGACGGAGTTCGACTTCGAACCCCAGGCCCACTGGGATCTTGGCACCCGCCTCGGCATCCTCGATTTCGAGCGCGGGGCGAAGGTCACCGGTGCGCGATTCACCGCTTACTTCGGCCTCGGCGCCCGGTTGGAGCGCGCCCTGATCGGCCTGATGCTCGACCTCCACGGCGAACGCCACGGCTACACCGAAGTGATCCCCCCCTACATGGTCAACGCCGATTCACTGTTCGGAACCGGCCAGCTTCCGAAATTCGAGCACGACCTGTTCAAAGTCCGCGAGCACGAGTACTACCTGGTGCCGACGGCGGAAGTGCCGGTGACCAACCTGCATCGCGACGAAGTGCTCGACGAGGCGGAGCTGCCGCTCGCCTACTGCTCGTTCACGCCCTGCTTCCGCAGCGAGGCGGGCTCCTACGGCAAGGATGTGCGAGGCCTGATCCGGCAGCATCAGTTCCACAAGGTCGAGCTGGTGCAGTTCACCACCCCGGAGTCGAGCTGGCAGGCGCTCGAGGAACTCACCGGCCACGCCGAGCGGGTGCTCGAGATGCTGGAGCTGCCGTACCGGGTGGTCACCCTCGCCACCGGCGATCTCGGCTTTTCCTCCGCCAAGACCTACGACCTCGAAGTATGGCTGCCGGGCCAGCAGGCCTTTCGGGAGATCTCCTCCTGCTCCAACTTCGGCGACTTCCAGGCGCGCCGCTCCAACCTGCGCTACCGCCCGACGGACGGCGGCAAACCGCGCTTCCTCCACACCTTGAACGGCTCCGGCCTGGCCGTTGGCCGCACGGTGGTGGCGATCCTCGAGAACTACCAGCAGGCAGACGGCTCGGTGGTGATTCCGGAGGTGCTGAGGCCGGCGATGGGTGGGGTCGAAGTGATCAGGCCCTCGGCCTGA